A window of Pseudophryne corroboree isolate aPseCor3 chromosome 1, aPseCor3.hap2, whole genome shotgun sequence genomic DNA:
tcctggacacccacagagggagaatagcctgtgttgccgctagtcgggatcctggcatcggcatttgatcaccgggatcccgaatagcggtattttaaccgcttccccacATGACTTGTATAATGATGATCTATTCAAGCAGCCACTTCAGAATCAGCAAACATCTGTCACCCCACATTATATCCACATACAGCTATTTTGTCACAACAGGGACCATTTTATAacatagatataccactcttgggtgtgtggTCGCGATATGATATACGCACACCTTGGGTGGTTGAACGCACGCCAAGGTGTGCATTTATCAGAGCGTGaccgcacacccaagagtggtatatcttgctgcgtatgcagcgatctgcgtccatctctgaatcaggtcttaTATGCAGAGACCCTGTTAAATCTACAATAATGGCGCATAAACTGGATCATGATCGCAAGTAGGTTCCCCCAGTAAACAAAAACTCACATGCCCGTTGGACCAGCATGCAGCTTAATCTAGTGATATTGCTATGAGGGCaacgctgccgaatgcagcatggcctctCTCCCTCCGCCCCCGTCGCTCTGTCACCGCTAGCATCGGCAAATGTGTATACACTTGTTGATGCTGGCTCCACCGCCAGGTCCCGTCGCCTGCGATGTCGTGCCGAGTACGAGAGCTCAGCAGTAGTGTGTGTCTGATGAATGGTTGTGTGCCTCCCATTACCCACCCCTAGAGAGAAGCTATGGGCAATGTGGCACAATACAGACTGAAGGGGCAGGATGGGGAGGTCGACTGGCAGACTGCGGATTACCCTCTGATATAATTTTTTGTTACTTTCATTCATATGGGAAGAAGCAAGATTATATCTACTGTAATACATGAGGCTTTTCTTTTACATCAAACTGGATAGTGAACATGCTTTTCACTATCCATACAAATGGTAAAGTTTTCTTATACAGTACTTTTGGCTTGtgacctggggggtcattcagatctgaacgctgctgtgtgttttcacacagtgggcgatcagatccgaactgcgcatgcgtatgcaacgcaatgcgcaggtgcgacggatGGCTGCAAAATGGATCGTTGGTCAGCGAAGGGTTTGTGCgagggatccattcgcacgggtgttcgcaaggagattgagaggaagaaggtgtttgtgggtggcaactgaccgctttcagggagtgtctggaaaaacgcaggcgggaccaagcgttcgacgggagggatcctgacgtcaattctggtcccgaacaggctgatgtgatcgcagtggctgagtaagtcctgggctgcgcagagactgcacaaaatcagcttgtgcagctctgctacacatgcgttcgcacacttgcacagcgaaaataaactccccctgtaggcggcgactatctgatcgcaggactgcaaaaattgctgcctagtaatcagatctgaataacccccctgATTAGGTGTGTGTCTGGTGTACAGGTATACTATATACACCTGATGTAAGTCTGCTGCATGTGTTACTACTGCAGATCTGGATGTACATTATTATATATATGCTCAAAGTTATACACATATTCACCTATATCAGCTTTTTTTTTTAGCATAAATGTGTCTAACGCAGGGGTAGGCAACCTCTGGCAccccagttgctgtggaactatacctcccagcatgccctgccatagttttgctgttgggatgtgtagtttcatggCAGCTGGAGTGCCTCAGGTTGCCTAGCCCTGGTGTAACTCATCATTCCGAGTGTGCACGTTATAcatactatgggggttattcagagatgaacagaGATcagtgcatacgcagccagatctgtgttcgggtggtcttcagtttgccggctgtcggggtcccgccgcacagtataccggcgccggaatcccgacaaccggcataccgacaccttttctccctcttgtggctccacgactcccctggagggagaatagatagtgtgcccgcaaggggctcatttgcgcttgcccagctgtcggtatgacggcggtcaggattccagcgccggtatgctatgcgccgggaccccgacagccggcataccatactacacccctgtgttcatctcctcacatgctgggggctgctgcacatgcgcagttttctGCCACCATCAAACTGAGCTGCGGGCCGCTGTTGCAGCCGGGTCCGAATGACCCTCTGTGTGCTGTGGGCtacatgtaaataaaggataataataattttaaacccTGTCCTGGATTTAATGTTTCTTGCaaaaatggacaaacagatataaaTAGTGGCATGTACAGTATCGCAGCAATACAAACCTAGTGAATAGTACAGTTTCACATATACTGCAGGGCCTGATTCAGGAGTAAGAACAGAAAAAAGGAGcaatttgcaccttggtaaaaccatgttgtactgcagttgtggcagcaatgatgtgcagagagatttatataggGAAGGGGTGTGTACAAGCTTTATTCTAAATTTCAGTACGAAAATAACCTGCATTTGCTCACTACCTACAGAGCAGTCAGTATTTTCTCTGCATCCAAAAAATAAAATTTGCATCCCTCAAATTACAACAAAATTGCCCCCTTTTTTCTTACTCCTAAATCTGAATAAGCCCCATGTTGTTTAAATAGAAAATAgattgaacatagggggtcattccgagttgttcgctcgcttgctgcttttagcagcattgcacacgctaagccgccgccctctgggagtgtatcttaggttagcagaatagcgaacgaaagattagcagaattgcgaatagaaatttcttagcagtttctgagtagctccagacctactcacaaatagcgatcagttcagtccgtttcgttcctggtttgacatcacacacacgcccagcgttcgtccagccactcccccgtttctccagacactcccgcgtttttccctgacacgcctgcgtttttccgcacactcccagaaaacggccagtttccgcccagaaacacccacttcctgtcaatcacactccgatcacttcaacgatgaaaaatcttcgttcggacgtgagtaaatctactaagttttgagctaaaatactaaccgcgggggtcattccgagttgttcgctcgttgccgatttttgctatactgcgattagtcgcttactgcgcatgctcaaggttcgcagagcgcatgcgcttagttattttacacaaaagttaggtattttactcacggcataacgaagctttttcatcgctgtgctgatcgtagtgtgattgacaggaagtgggtgtttctgggcggaaactggccgttttatgggagagtgcggaaaaacgcaggcgttcgagttgcaaaacgcaggagtggctggagaaacgggggagtggttgggcaaacgctgggtgtgtttgtgacgtcaaaccaggaacgaaaaggactgagctggtcgcaatggctgagtaagtctggagctactcagaaactgataagaaatttctattcgcaattctgctaatctttcgttcgcacttctgctctgctaagatacactcccagagggcggcggcttagcgtatgcaatgctgctaaaatcagctagcgagcaaacaactcggaatgaccccccacatgcgcactgcgaaccatgcgcatgcgcatttttgccttaatcgctccgttgcgaaaatcggcaacgagcatacaactcggaatgacccccacagttttaTACAGAAGACAGCACTGCACAGCCAATCTTAAATTATTAAAATGATGTATAACTCTATAATTCATCTTACAATACTTGTTAGCCTATAAATTATTAACACTGTAATATAATAACATTTCACTAAAAGCTGTATCATTTTAAGTTAAATAAAGTTTACATGTTGttttcaaaataaattataaagaattaaaaataacttAAAAAGTAAATATCAAGTACAGTGCAATAAAAATGTATAAATCAATACACAGCACCAAAGGTAAAATGCttattttggaggttagaaaatatTTGGAGGTGAAATTAATCAAAGAAAAGGTTTTTGGAATGTGATGAAAGTTATGGAGTTCCCGCCACTTGCACACAATGAGGGCAAATATTTTTGTGGACCTATCAATTCTCTAGGGACCAGCCACATCACCTCAGGACCAATAGTAATAGGCACCTCCACTGTGTGTGGCTGGCAGGTGCTTCTACACCATGAATACTGTATGACAATGTGTATTCCTTTTTCATAGCTCAATCTACCATACGGAAGGAGAGTTATCATTTTTGACACTAAACACTTAGCTAGACAAATGTGGCAGCAGCTTGCAAAATTCTAAAAGCTAAATACTGTAGAATCCGTATCATAAAATATATGTCAATTTTTCTTCATAATAAAATAGCCGGCCCTCCCAAAGTGTGGATGTGGACTTAAAGGAATGGTCAAGCAATACATCTTAAAATATCTAATTGTCTAATGATGGCTCAGCAAGGCTTACATTTAGCAACAGGCTCATTCCATGAAGGTGTTGCATCAGTTACAAGACAAACCAACCAAAAAAATGAATGTTTCCTTCTATACATTCATGATTTGTTGCTTTTATTTTGTTACTGATGCAACAATCTCATGGAGTGAGCCATCATCTAGGAAGCCTATGTCTTCTGTAATGCCTTCCTGAGGTCGCTGTAGAAGTttactagtgatcctgccatagcgAGGTCAACAGTGCCCTGAGGAAGCATTCCTCTCAGGTCTGTCTGGATGTAGCCCGTCAGGAAGCTGTGCTCAGGAGTGTCCGAGAGCGGTACACAAAACCAGCCACAGGGGTGATTAAAGCCACGGACGCAGTGTGGCTTCACAATTTCATGTTCAACACTCACACCTGTGGAGGGAAACAAACAAAAATAGATATAAATCATCAGGTTTTAGGGCAGTTACTTTTAAAGTTAAGTTAGGCCTAACTGGATTAAGTTTTAGGCCGTGCTGCACAGCCAACCAGCGGATATTGTGTACGATGCCATGCTGCATCATGGTACACTGTGCTGTCGTAGCACTGCAtcgtgcaagtgtgtatgcacagtgCGATAAATCGTCCCATTGGCTGACGGATTGGCCGGGGACACATGGTCCTGATGTGTACCAGGCAGCAGAATCTCACCTATACCAGTGCCTGTAACCAATAACTCTCTACACTTAGTAGCTGAGAGAATTTTCTAAACAATCCGTAAAAACAGATGATCTTTTGGAAGGGACAATCgaggtaaagaaaataagaatttacttaccgataattctatttctcgtagtccgtagtggatgctggggactccgtaaggaccatggggaatagcggctccgcaggagtctgggcacaaaagtaaagctttagaactacctggtgtgcactggctcctccccctatgaccctcctccaagcctcagttaggatactgtgcccggacgagcgtacacaataaggaaggattttgaatcccgggtaagactcataccagccacaccaatcacaccgtacaactcgtgatctaaacccagttaacagcatgataacagaggagcctctagaaaagatggctcactacagcaataacccgattttttggtaacaataactatgtaccagtattgcagacaatccgcacttgggatgggcgcccagcatccactacggactacgagaaatagaattatcggtaagtaaattcttattttctctaacgtcctaagtggatgctggggactccgtaaggaccatggggattataccaaagctcccaaacgggcgggagagtgcggatgactctgcagcaccaaattagagaactccaggtcctcctcagccagggtatcaattttgtagaattttacaaacgtatttgctcctgaccaagtagctgctcggcaaagttgtaaagccgagacccctcgggcagccgcccaagatgagcccatcttccttgtggagtgggcatttacagatttttggctgtggcaggcctgccacagaatgtgcaagctgaattgtactacaaatccaacgagcaatagtctgctaagaagcaggagcacccagcttgttgggtgcatacaggataaacagcgagtcagattttctgactccagccgtcctggaaacatatattttcagggccctgataacgtctagcaacttggagtcctccaagtccctagtagccgcaggcaccacaataggttggttcaggtgaaacgctgaaaccaccttagggagaaactgaggacgagtcctcaattccgccctgtccgaatggaaaatcagataagggcttttacaggataaagccgccaattctgacacgcgcctggcccaggccagggccaacagcatgaccactttccatgtgagatattttaactccacagatttaagtggttcaaaccaatgtgacttttggaacccaaaaactacattgagatctcaaggtgccactggaggcacaaaaggaggctgtatatgcagtaccccttttacaacgtctgaacttcagggactgaagctagttctttttggaagaaaattgacagggccgaaatttgaaccttaatggaccccaatttcaggcccatagacactcctgtttgcaggaaatgtaggaatcgacccagttgaatttcctccgtcgggccttactggcctcgcaccacgcaacatattttcgccaaatgcggtgataatgttttgcggttacatccttcctggctttgatcaggatagggatgacttcatccggaatgccttttttccttcaggatccggcgttcaaccgccatgccgtcaaacgcagccgcggtaagtcttggaacagacagggtccttgctggagcaggtcccttcttagaggtagaggccacggatcctccgtgagcatctcttgaagttccggttaccaagtccttcttggccaatccggagccacgaatatagtgcttactcctctccatcttatcaatctcagtaccttgggtatgagaggcagatgagggaacacatacactgactggtacacccacggtgttaccagagcgtctacagctattgcctgagggtcccttgacctggcgcaatacctgtcgagtttttcccaacggtttataatcatgtggaagacttctgggtgaagtccccactctcccgggtggaggtcgtgtctgctgaggaagtctgcttcccagttgtccactcccggaattgctgacagtgctatcacatgattttccgcccagcgaagaatccttgcagcttctgccattgccctcctgctttttgtgccaccctgtctgtttacgtgggtgactgccgtgatgttgtccgactggatcaacaccggctgaccttgaagcagaggtcttgctaagcttagagcattgtaaatggcccttagcttcaggatatttatgtgaagtgatgtctccaggcttgaccataagccctggaaattccttccctgtgtgactgctccccagcctcgcaggctggcatccgtggtcaccaggacccagtcctgaatgccgaatctgcggccctctagaagatgagcactctgcaaccaacacaggagggacacccttgttcttggtgacagggttatccgctgatgcatctgaagatgcgacctggaccatttgtccagcaggtcccactggaaagttcttgcgtggaatctgccgaatgggattgcttcgtaggaagccaccattttacccagaacccttgtgcattgatgcactgagacttggctcggttttaggaggttcctgactagctcggataactccctggctttctcctccgggagaaacacctttttctggactgtgtccaggatcatccctaggaacagaagacgagtcgtcggaaccagctgtgattttggaatattgagaatccaatcgtgctgccgcaacactacctgagatagtgctacaccgacctccaactgttccctggatcttacccttatcagggaatcgtccaagtaagggataactaaaattcccttccttcgaaggaatatcatcatttcggccattaccttggtaaagacccggggtgccgtggaccatccatacggcagcgtctgaactgatagtgacagttctgtaccataaacctgaggtacccttggtgagaagggtaaatttggacatgaaggtaagcatcctcgatgtcccgagactgagtgactcaatcttgaatttgaacctctgtatgtaagtgttcaaagattttagatttagaatcggtctcaccgagccgtccggcttcggtaccacaacagtgtggaataataccccgttccctgttgcaggagggggtaccttgattatcacctgctgggaatacagcttgtgaatggcttccaaaactgtctccctgtcagaaggagacatcggtaaagccgactttaggaaacggcgagggggagacgtctcgaattccaatttgtacccctgagatatcacctgaaggatccaggggtctacttgcgagtgagcccactgcgcgctgaaattcattgagacgggccccccaccgtgcctgattctgcttgtaaagccccagcgtcatactgagggcttggcagaggcgggaaagggtttctgttcctgggaactggctgatttctgcagcctttttcctctccctctgtcacggggcagaaatgaggaaccttttgcccgcttgtccacgaaaagactgcgcctgataatacggcgtcttctcatgttgcttccaaatgccgtttgaaatccgcatcacctgaccactgtcgtgtccataaccctctactggtagaaatggacaacgcacttagacttgatgccagtcggcaaatattccgctgtgcatcacgcatatatagaaatgcatcttttaaatgctctataggcaaaaatatactgtccctatctagggtatcaatattttcagtcagggaatccgaccacgccaacccagcactgcacatccaggctgaggcgattgctggtcgcagtataacaccagtatgtgtgtaaatacattttaggataccctcctgctttctatcagcaggatccttaagggcggccatctcaggagagggtagagcccttacaagcgtgtgagcgctttatccaccctagggggtgtttcccaacgcaccctaacctctggcgggaaaggatataatgccaataacattttagaaattatcagttgttatcgggggaaacccacgcatcatcacacacctcatttaatttctcagattcaggaaaactacaggtagtttttcctcaccgaacataatacccctttttggtggtactcgtattatcagaaatgtgt
This region includes:
- the STARD4 gene encoding stAR-related lipid transfer protein 4 isoform X3; translation: MTEMEIVKDLHQGCCVMRYTTAGQLLNIISPREFVDFSYTTVYEDGLLTCGVSVEHEIVKPHCVRGFNHPCGWFCVPLSDTPEHSFLTGYIQTDLRGMLPQGTVDLAMAGSLVNFYSDLRKALQKT
- the STARD4 gene encoding stAR-related lipid transfer protein 4 isoform X4, with the protein product MRYTTAGQLLNIISPREFVDFSYTTVYEDGLLTCGVSVEHEIVKPHCVRGFNHPCGWFCVPLSDTPEHSFLTGYIQTDLRGMLPQGTVDLAMAGSLVNFYSDLRKALQKT